In one window of Fragaria vesca subsp. vesca unplaced genomic scaffold, FraVesHawaii_1.0 scf0513155, whole genome shotgun sequence DNA:
- the LOC101291784 gene encoding uncharacterized protein LOC101291784 translates to MFVAGKSLIFNKLWLSLFVKKNGRDLGTIMAKRRDLPTEISSTQEGGFVFPRLRVSNTIVARSVVAVLGLGFIDAGYSGDWSRFGVISKESEDLLKVAAFLVVPLCLFLIFSISKQHED, encoded by the exons atgttTGTGGCAGGAAAGAGCCTCATCTTTAACAAGCTCTGGCTCTCTCTGTTTGTCAAGAAAAATGGCAGAGACTTGGGAACCATAATGGCCAAGAGGAGAGATTTGCCTACTGAAATCTCGAGTACCCAAGAGGGGGGATTTGTGTTTCCCCGATTGAGGGTTTCGAATACAATTGTGGCTAGGTCTGTGGTGGCAGTGTTGGGACTAGGATTCATCGATGCAGG GTATAGTGGAGACTGGTCAAGGTTTGGAGTGATCTCAAAAGAGAGTGAGGACTTGCTAAAGGTTGCTGCATTTCTAGTTGTTCCCTTGTGTTTGTTCCTCATATTTTCTATCTCCAAACAACATGAGGATTGA
- the LOC101308927 gene encoding nucleoporin Nup43-like gives MVIGTALSEPPKIHRFPQPNYIDSVRWLPPVSALDRLAVIAVFDSDKDSSSIEIHSFTQDPSPNLTLHSQWDAPSRISSLTASQFNHRSLVAAATLSGSLHVLLTGAMDPSEFASELSVPEKVLHDGAISCGDVMDGGVECVTVGEDGRVNVVSLGEDQLSYKRIFDSSGLVSFTSAKWASPSEFATGGFGFSLQWWDQRKTGGAVSQFKGDWNQSKSSGIVHSIDIHPSRKHTCLAGGSLGTVFAWDLRWPQQPLILSGVGSGEATCSPCESEVWEVQYDPYVKSTNVGSGSSRILPTMICSEDGILAVVEQGEEPIELSAEPCAINSFDIDQQSPSDVIYSLEWESIAILTRP, from the exons ATGGTGATAGGCACAGCGCTCTCAGAGCCTCCCAAGATCCACAGATTCCCTCAACCCAATTACATAGACTCCGTCCGGTGGCTTCCCCCAGTCTCCGCCTTGGACCGGTTGGCCGTGATCGCTGTTTTCGACTCCGATAAGGACTCTTCCTCTATAGAAATCCACTCTTTCACCCAAGACCCATCACCAAATCTGACCCTTCATTCGCAATGGGACGCACCCTCGCGAATTTCCTCCCTCACGGCCTCTCAGTTCAACCACAGATCCCTAGTGGCCGCCGCGACGCTTTCGGGATCGCTTCACGTGTTGCTCACCGGCGCAATGGACCCTTCGGAGTTCGCGTCGGAGCTTTCGGTGCCCGAGAAGGTGTTGCATGATGGAGCCATTTCTTGTGGGGATGTGATGGATGGTGGGGTTGAGTGTGTCACTGTTGGGGAAGATGGGAGGGTGAATGTGGTCAGTTTAGGGGAGGATCAGCTGAGCTATAAGAGGATTTTCGATAGCAGCGGGCTGGTTTCGTTTACTTCGGCGAAATGGGCATCTCCCAGTGAGTTTGCTACCGGAGGGTTTGGGTTTAGTCTGCAGTGGTGGGATCAGAGAAAGACCGGTGGGGCGGTTTCTCAGTTCAAGGGTGACTG GAATCAAAGCAAATCTTCAGGGATTGTACATTCCATAGATATTCATCCATCGAGAAAGCACACTTGTCTG GCAGGAGGCTCTTTAGGTACTGTATTTGCCTGGGATCTTAGATGGCCACAACAGCCACTTATACTCTCTGGGGTTGGGTCAGGTGAAGCAACCTGCTCTCCATGTGAAAGTGAGGTTTGGGAGGTTCAGTATGACCCCTATGTGAAGTCTACAAACGTAGGAAGTGGTTCTTCACGTATTTTACCTACTATGATCTGTTCTGAGGACGGAATTCTTGCTGTTGTTGAACAGG GTGAGGAACCTATTGAGCTCTCGGCAGAACCTTGTGCAATCAACAGCTTTGACATAGACCAGCAGTCTCCATCA GATGTGATCTACAGCCTGGAGTGGGAATCTATAGCCATCTTGACAAGGCCATGA